In the genome of Impatiens glandulifera chromosome 6, dImpGla2.1, whole genome shotgun sequence, the window GAATTGAATATGAGGTGTAAGAttcataatttatcatttaaccaattaattttaaagtagtttttttataacttgTAATACTacaataacatttattttaaaaaaattagttgtcTTACATTCATTCTCAGGATTGTCCTTTAAGCTAGAGGGCAAATGTACTTTTAGCCAAACATATAATGACATACCAATATAATAACAAGTTTGAGGGTCAAATAACTCCCCACTTTTCAagcaaaatttattataagtagATTTAGAAGAACATGTATAATTAATAAGAGTATGAACATTCTTTAATGATATTTAGAATAAGAGCATTATCCCCACTTATCAATGAGCCCTCACATGGCTCCAATTTGACctaattgtttaatattattagaaattCACATACACACCAACCACAATCATATATACATTGCTATTAAACTATTTGACCTTAACTACATTTCTAATCTAATTGTCAAGTTGACtcaaacaaaacttatttttttattttttattttttttttatcacatgcAAAACCAAATGATTACAGTAAGACTTCATGACATTTGTTcacaattttaatgaaataccgaaaaatcatcaaataagtaaataaattttgGACTTCCTCACCAAATGTGTCACGATCATCAAGAGTCTAAAGAGTAAcaaaaagaacacaaaataaacTATCGCTCCAACTCTTACATCATCAAGTCCGTTTGTTAATACCTCATTATGCactttaattcataaacaaacacCCAAAAATTAGTTGACAATTCTCATAATGCATTTTTACTTATAAATACCCACCAAACCTTAAACATCTCCATATCCTTATCTCTTTCTTTAACATACACACACAAAAACAATGGTGATGTCTTCTTGTCTTGTTTTCACACTTATCTTAAACTCTCTAATTGCAGCAGCAACAGCAGCCACATACAATGTGGTTACCTTCGGAGCCAAGGCTAACGGTAAGACCGATTCGACCAAAGCATTTCTGAGTACATGGGCTTCGGCTTGTGCCTCATCTGGAAAAGCTACAATCTATGTGCCATCTGGAAGATACTTGATCGGATCAACCGCCGTATTTAGTGGCCTAAACTGCAAATTCAGTGCGATCACAATTCGCATCGATGGAACCCTCGTGGCCCCATCAGATTATCGGATTCTGGGAAGTTCGGTAAATTGGATCATGTTTCAAAGGGTCAATGGAATCTCTATCAATGGTGGCATACTTGATGGCCAAGGCACCAGCTTATGGGCTTGCAAAGCTTCCAAGAAGGGCTGCCCTAAGGGATTTACGGTGTGTATTCATGTTCTTAAAATtgcattttattaatatatgtcttattaaattaacttacaaaatattatctcatataaatcaaaattgggttagaattcaaaatttaatatataatttttgtggCGGGTAATAAAATGCAGTCTTTAAAGATCAGCAATTCGAACAATGTCATTGTAAGTGGATTAAGATCGTTAAACAGCCAAATGTTTCACATCGCGATAAATGGATGCAACAATGTCAAATTGCAAAATTTGAAGATATCGGCTCCTAGTGCAAGTCCAAATACCGATGGCATCCACATATCGCAATCCTCTGTTGTCACAATCACCAATTCTGTTATTGGAACCGGTGATGACTGCATCTCTATTGGCCCCGGCTCCACCAATTTATGGATCCAAAACATTGTTTGCGGGCCTGGACATGGTATCAGGTAAAAACATTGTAATTATCTTCAATTCATTCTCAAAACTATTTTCTCCTCTTTTTTCTTTACATGAAATCCACTATTGTGTGATGCAGTATTGGAAGCCTAGGGCAAACCTTACAAGAGGCTGGAGTACAAAACGTGACGGTAACAAGTACGACATTTAAAGGAACAGAAAACGGGGTGCGAATAAAGACTTTCGCCAAGCCAAGTAATGGATTTGTTAAGAATGTTCTCTTCCAACATGTTACTATGGTCAATGTCAAAAACCCTATAATCATTGATCAACATTATTGCCCTAGCGGAAATGGCTGTTCAAATCAGGTATAATGCTACATCATttgtttttcttgaataattaaataacaagcACCCGAATGTTCACTAAGGAACGTCGATAAATCCATCTTATAGGAGTCAGGAGTGAAAATCAACGGAATAACTTACCTAGACATTCATGGAACATCAACCAAACAAGTAGGAGTGAAATTCGACTGCAGTAAGACAAATCCGTGTAGTGGATTAAGGTTCAATAACATCAATTTATTGGTCGGAAATAGTAAGGTGGTGCCACAAGTATCATGCTCCAATGCTAAAATCACTACTTCTGGTGTAACAGTTCCTGTCAGCTGCTCGTAGTTTTATGATCGTAACATTAAAATCATAGTTTATTAgccatttaaattatttgaattagtGGCTATATAAAGCATTAGTAAATGTTACCATGTAAATATTTATGGATATATCTTATCAAAtgcatattttatatttggGAGATATTGTGATTTGGTAAGATTAACACTTATATAAATGAGGATGAATTAAGCCATTAATGTATTAGTGTTCAATATATAGTGGCTAACCAATTTGGTTTAAACCATTTTACAAGCTCAAAACAATACTAAAAAAATGTAGAtgatataatcaatattaaaaaaaaaattatcttttaagtCCACCCTGATATATAGCATCATAACAAATGGTGGATGACTGCAAATAAAGTCCCATGGCTATGGTAATAATTTGAAACATGTATTAAGaaacttaaacaatataataacaACGAGTTTATAGTACCGGGCCAAATTCTTtgatatacaaaatttaatgattttaaattgcTGTCAGATCAATAAcctattctattctattctattctatGTAGTATGTATTATCAACGTAAATTCGAAGCCCAAAGCTCGCCCTATTTACAAATATTGAGACagtaaatatcatatattttatttataaaaaaatacgttattattatatatcaatatattcttaagtttaaaaaaataaaaatactgtCATATATTTTGcttatgataattattttattatatatatatatatatatattcataagtattttttttttaaaaaaataacttatattatttgaaaataaaatcccCAATAACCCAACCTGAATTTAGTATCAAATAACTTATACCCAGCTTACCCAGCCGGCATCGACTATCTCTCAACTTTCAACATTCCAGGATTTCATTTCTCCCTCTCCACGTCTCTCTTTCTCCATGTCTCTCTCTTGTGCGCTCATGTTCTAGAAAACCATACTATCTGTTGTCATTTCATGTAACTAATATTCATGTTCATAAACATGTTAATACACCATATCAATAGTGACATAACCAATGAACAATTTCAGAATAAACACAAAAGTGAGATTAGATAACtcattaaacttttaaattaatttattaaagatcCATTATCATAAACACAAAAGTGAAAACTTCTACTAATTTTATGTTACCTCTTATAGATCATAAACAATTATCTAACTTACTACCAACAACTTTTAAATCATGTTTATTACTGTTATAGGAACTTCTCGTTTTTATTCTAGTTATTTTATGTAATTGCAAGTTTCAAACATGGATTTCTGAAATTCAATGGGGTTATTGATTGGTGGCTGGTTTATTAAGAAATTGGATAATGAAggttcatatttataaatttgtgttaTTGTCTTGTAGACAGTGAAATGATATAgctatcatcatcatcatcaagagGAAAGAGCTATTGTAGAAGGTAATGtatctttcattttttcttaCTTCATATTTCTATCGTTTCCTTGATTTGGTTTCCAAAACTTTTTAACTTATTTCAAAATTTCTCTTTATCTCTTAAGGTTAATATAGTGATAGTCTTCAGTTGTATGGCTTGTTGTATGACATGTTAAAGTTGAGATTCCAGTTTTTAGTAGTATCTCATGGTTAATATTATacttgaaatttaaataaaaaataatttaatcttgTTGTCGCAATCACATGAATGTGTTAGAGTACCTAGGAAACTTGCAAATTGTTCAATTAGAACTTTAGACATGCACATGTCTTTCATtgctttgtttatttattacatGTTGATGAATTGTAAGaacaacaccaaattttatgcATTTAGAGagacataaaataatatacagtGAATGTCAATTACTTGACTTCCTTAACTAGATTGAGcctattagttaaatattattcattcaAGTTAAAGACATTGATGAAAAACTGGTCCATTTCATCTGCACATTAAATTGATGAATGTGTATGaactaatttatattatgaCGTATTTTCTTTGACAGGGACTACTTGGAtggttttaataaaatgatattttcataAACGGATGAGAGTTTTATGTTCTATGAgttcaaattaatatttgatatattttgtatgcatttttaagattgaaaaataatatttgtagttgataaaaatgttatatttgtttgttttgatattataaaaatctattttagtattaaatttttattattttattcttattcagGTTCATagtaaatttgttaaaaaaacgtattaatatatatatatatatatttattatttaagggGATGATTCTACCCTTTTAGCCATAATTTATGCCCTTAGCCATTTTTTAGCGATAGTAATTTATTCCCTTAGCTACTTTTTAGccacattaatttatatatgttgCCAATCCTTTATCCACAGTATTTATTTATGTAGTCATATTTTAGCTAAGAAACCAATAACGACACTTAGCCACAGGTACATTTCCTGTGGCTATTGACATTCAGCGATAGTAATCAAACCAATAGCGACAGTAAATACTGTCGCAATTGCACTTTATTATACCAGTGTAATTTTTTCAAGTACAAAGATATTCTaattcttgttcttcttctgtTTTTGATCTAAATGTTGTTTAGGCTAAATGCTTAGAAATTGGGATGgtataacaataaataaagtattaattttTCTTCACCACAAGTAGTAACGAATTTTTCCCAACTTGTTGATggaatatataaatgaaaataaatattgagtTTTGAATCACCGAACTCTAGCGTTTTTTATTTTCTGCATCTAGATTCCAGTTAACCAGAGCATAATTAGATATTATGAAACAAGTTTGATCACAGAGCATCATTAGAGCTTGTGAAACAAGTTTGATCCCAAAGAATGTGAGAAGGAAATGGGTCTGCAcagtgttctaaatggcggtcGAGGCGGCCGCCTAGGCAGTAGGCGGTCTAACACCGCTCCGCCTATACATGAGGCGgtcagattatttaattatttattatttttaattaattattaatattaatatatatatatatatatatattaaataaaaaaacactttatctcccactatttatttaaattttgaaatgactCTTTACATTCCAATTCATTTATCTTATTCTTTTCTGTTTCTTATCTCATTCACCTCACCTCTGTTATTATCTACATGTCTTTCAATCATCTAAacatctatctcttcttcaactcgtctacatacttatttttgttagatgtTACTATgttagagaatattaatttaggtttttggtaaaatgataattatagaacatctttattatatttatatttaaatttatttatatttatattcaaccgcTTAGGCACCACCTAGGCACCTGAGGTAGTAGACGAGACTTACCACTCTTCCACCGCCTaccgccatttagaacactgGGTCTGAATATTCTGAACTTTCTGCACTCATCAATCACAAAAATATAGTTAATATGAGAAAATCTGCgaactaattaattattgtatgtcttttatttgatgaaaatttaCAGGAGGATAAATTAAGCTACATCGTCTATCAGGTTTGTGAAAACATGTATGCTAAGTTACTgttgtctttatttattttcagtGTTACGGTTTACCATTCGTCTATGGGTTTTGATGAGAAGTTTGCGTCAGAGGTCTGCTACGGCCTGTCCGAAAtaggcttgtttgatttattttagcTAAAATGTCCAAAAAACCTGTATGAAATATGAATAAGTTTATTTGGGTATAATGAATTTTAGGACATTTAAGTCCCCACTGTGTTAAAAATTACGCAGCGTGCCACTGAGTAatagaatttaataatttaaaatttagaaaaattggTAGGGGTAAAATAGTATGTTAAATAGAGTAATGAAGTGATTAAAATGATTGAAGTGATGGAgaggaggagagagaaa includes:
- the LOC124943395 gene encoding polygalacturonase-like codes for the protein MSSCLVFTLILNSLIAAATAATYNVVTFGAKANGKTDSTKAFLSTWASACASSGKATIYVPSGRYLIGSTAVFSGLNCKFSAITIRIDGTLVAPSDYRILGSSVNWIMFQRVNGISINGGILDGQGTSLWACKASKKGCPKGFTSLKISNSNNVIVSGLRSLNSQMFHIAINGCNNVKLQNLKISAPSASPNTDGIHISQSSVVTITNSVIGTGDDCISIGPGSTNLWIQNIVCGPGHGISIGSLGQTLQEAGVQNVTVTSTTFKGTENGVRIKTFAKPSNGFVKNVLFQHVTMVNVKNPIIIDQHYCPSGNGCSNQESGVKINGITYLDIHGTSTKQVGVKFDCSKTNPCSGLRFNNINLLVGNSKVVPQVSCSNAKITTSGVTVPVSCS